The Helianthus annuus cultivar XRQ/B chromosome 16, HanXRQr2.0-SUNRISE, whole genome shotgun sequence genome includes a window with the following:
- the LOC110919788 gene encoding probable WRKY transcription factor 65, translated as MEDHEEHEYSPENSQDSPSSGVFNDTKTTSTLSSKRSKRSLQKRVVSVPIKEIEGSRLKSEINAPPSDSWAWRKYGQKPIKGSPYPRGYYRCSSSKGCPARKQVERNRADPTMVIVTYSCDHNHSWPASRNNNNNNNHNHHNSAISPPPASTPTSTEEEVSNIDDQEEDLPCLKKEEELPTLNKQSIVEPEFTNLEVGPGGHFITNTDQYGWFSDLDQSSTMLESPLLAGDIVGDADMAMIFSIREEDESLFADLGELPECTTVFRRREIINEDRRTRNLAPWCGTKG; from the exons ATGGAAGATCACGAAGAACACGAATACTCACCAGAAAACAGCCAAGATTCGCCATCTTCTGGCGTGTTTAACGACACGAAGACAACTTCCACTTTGTCCTCTAAAAGAAG TAAACGTTCGTTGCAAAAACGAGTTGTGTCTGTGCCAATTAAAGAAATCGAAGGATCGCGGCTTAAGAGTGAGATAAATGCTCCCCCTTCTGATTCTTGGGCATGGAGAAAATATGGTCAGAAACCCATCAAAGGCTCACCTTACCCTCG GGGCTATTATAGATGTAGTAGTTCGAAAGGTTGTCCAGCAAGAAAACAAGTAGAGAGAAACCGAGCGGACCCTACAATGGTAATTGTGACGTATTCATGTGACCACAACCATTCTTGGCCGGCATCAagaaataacaacaataataacaatcaCAATCACCACAACTCTGCCATATCACCACCACCGGCCTCTACTCCCACTAGCACGGAAGAAGAAGTTTCCAACATCGATGATCAAGAGGAAGATCTTCCCTGTTTAAAAAAAGAGGAAGAGCTTCCAACATTAAACAAGCAATCTATAGTTGAACCCGAGTTCACGAACCTCGAGGTGGGCCCAGGGGGTCATTTTATAACCAACACTGATCAATATGGATGGTTTTCTGATCTTGATCAATCATCAACCATGCTAGAAAGTCCATTGCTGGCTGGGGACATAGTCGGGGATGCTGACATGgcgatgatcttttcgatcagaGAAGAAGACGAGTCTTTATTCGCTGATCTAGGCGAGTTACCCGAATGCACGACGGTTTTCCGACGAAGAGAAATAATAAACGAGGACCGAAGGACGCGCAATTTGGCCCCGTGGTGCGGGACGAAAGGGTGA